Proteins from a genomic interval of Medicago truncatula cultivar Jemalong A17 chromosome 3, MtrunA17r5.0-ANR, whole genome shotgun sequence:
- the LOC25489728 gene encoding wall-associated receptor kinase 3 produces MTHFHLSPTRNKLVAVGCDTSGILGVIDSEGNNYTSGCLAWCNRHADLVANESCSGPGCCQISVPQGRVLTEVFYFPLSSSSHSAVYDFNPCGYVFIVENGDYIFATTDLPKLKKKNFPVLLDWAVGNQTCQQAQKDLSSKYACKADRSICYDAETIKSGYLCKCFDGYRGNPYLIHGCEDINECTESNDCVQEATCDNLPGSYHCLCPKGHEGDGKMNGTKCNPKSRKDIIYIIALSVCVGLVALLVGSNYAYLALKQRKLDKLKEQFFQQNGGLLLQQKIGRHERSTETPRVFTIEELNEATNNFDEGKILGKGSQGTVYKGVLQDKSIVAIKKSKINDQNQIEPFINEVVVLSQINHRNVVRILGCCLETEVPLLVYEFIPNGTVYDHLHDQNQSIKLTWKTRLRIAKETAGVLAYLHSAASTPIIHRDIKSTNILLDVNLIAKVSDFGASKIVPLDHSLITTLVQGTLGYLDPEYLQTSVLTEKSDVYSFGVVLAELLTGKKALCYSRPVVERSLAMYFVSSMKEDRLVHILDSNIDAGNVEHLKEVALIAERCLRVNSEERPSMKEVAMELEGILVIEE; encoded by the exons ATGACACATTTTCACCTCTCTCCCACTCGAAACAAGTTGGTAGCAGTTGGCTGTGATACATCTGGAATACTCGGAGTAATTGATTCTGAAGGAAACAACTACACCTCTGGATGTTTGGCTTGGTGCAACAGGCACGCTGATCTCGTTGCCAATGAGTCTTGTTCTGGTCCTGGTTGTTGCCAGATTTCGGTACCCCAAGGTCGTGTGTTAACGGAAGTATTCTATTTTCCTCTTAGCTCGTCGAGTCACTCAGCAGTATATGACTTCAATCCGTGTGgttatgtttttattgttgaaaatgGAGACTACATTTTCGCAACCACAGACCTCCCCAAGCTAAAGAAGAAGAACTTTCCTGTGTTGTTGGACTGGGCAGTAGGAAACCAAACCTGTCAGCAAGCTCAGAAGGATCTTTCAAGTAAGTATGCTTGTAAGGCAGACAGAAGTATATGTTACGATGCAGAAACCATCAAATCTGGTTACCTTTGCAAATGCTTTGATGGATATAGGGGAAATCCTTACCTCATTCATGGTTGCGAAG ATATTAATGAATGCACGGAGTCTAATGACTGTGTTCAAGAGGCAACATGCGACAATCTTCCTGGAAGCTACCATTGTTTATGCCCGAAAGGACATGAGGGAGACGGAAAGATGAATGGCACAAAATGCAATCCAAAATCAAGGAAAGATATCATCTATATCATTGCATTGA GTGTCTGCGTAGGCCTCGTAGCACTACTGGTTGGAAGCAATTATGCTTATTTGGCATTGAAACAAAGAAAGCTTGATAAActtaaagaacaattttttcaacaaaatggTGGCTTACTGTTGCAACAAAAGATAGGAAGGCATGAAAGGTCAACCGAAACACCCAGAGTGTTCACTATTGAGGAGCTAAATGAAGCAACTAACAATTTTGATGAAGGAAAGATTCTAGGCAAAGGTTCTCAGGGAACAGTTTACAAAGGAGTTTTACAAGATAAAAGTATTGTAGCAATAAAAAAGTCCAAAATCAATGACCAAAACCAGATTGAGCCATTCATCAATGAAGTGGTCGTTCTTTCTCAAATCAACCATAGAAATGTGGTAAGAATTTTGGGTTGTTGTTTAGAGACAGAAGTTCCATTGCTTGTTTATGAATTCATTCCCAATGGAACTGTTTACGATCATCTTCATGATCAAAACCAATCTATAAAGCTGACATGGAAAACAAGGTTAAGAATAGCAAAAGAAACTGCTGGAGTCCTGGCATACTTACATTCTGCTGCTTCTACTCCAATCATTCATAGAGATATAAAATCTACAAACATCCTCCTCGATGTCAATCTCATTGCAAAGGTTTCTGATTTTGGAGCATCAAAGATTGTTCCTCTTGATCACAGTCTGATAACCACTCTAGTGCAAGGGACATTGGGGTATCTCGACCCAGAATACTTGCAAACTAGCGTGTTAACGGAGAAGAGTGATGTCTACAGCTTTGGGGTTGTCCTAGCAGAGCTACTGACAGGAAAGAAAGCACTATGTTATAGCAGACCAGTGGTAGAAAGAAGCCTTGCGATGTACTTTGTTTCTTCAATGAAAGAAGATCGGTTAGTTCATATTCTGGACAGCAACATCGATGCG